One genomic region from Primulina huaijiensis isolate GDHJ02 unplaced genomic scaffold, ASM1229523v2 scaffold36477, whole genome shotgun sequence encodes:
- the LOC140968403 gene encoding uncharacterized protein, whose protein sequence is MDHVKNRGRSKFFTCFSPVFADEDPGCDSESSVGRRKRAGGGFASAMKAVFFKTSSAKKYRNKKSGQESFRSNSGYSSSSANAKFVNTKKNPEELLLRTNSNASSIFSPSVTDSSRSSSRSSSISSNSRSGSERIKRSASSLDFKKNLNPQAVKRDGEKCGCTVGMCMFFICLVALVFWGKVFAIVTCTSACLFLAPCRRRLESAASSVDLSLNYVIDSEENKKRVIMEGLLERNRPRVLQP, encoded by the exons ATGGATCACGTAAAGAATCGGGGGAGGAGCAAGTTTTTTACGTGTTTTAGCCCAGTTTTCGCTGATGAAGACCCCGGCTGTGACTCGGAGAGTTCCGTCGGAAGGAGGAAGAGGGCTGGTGGGGGTTTCGCCTCAGCGATGAAAGCCGTTTTCTTCAAGACGTCATCG GCCAAGAAATATCGGAACAAGAAATCCGGGCAAGAATCATTTCGATCAAACAGTGGCTATTCATCATCGTCAGCAAACGCAAAATTTGTAAATACCAAAAAGAATCCAGAGGAACTACTGTTACGAACAAATTCAAACGCTTCTTCAATATTCTCTCCCAGTGTCACAGATTCGTCAAGATCGTCATCCCGGTCCTCTTCAATTTCATCAAACTCGCGCTCTGGATCGGAAAGAATCAAGCGATCTGCATCTTCCCTGGATTTCAAAAAAAACTTGAATCCACAAGCCGTAAAGAGGGACGGTGAAAAGTGTGGGTGTACAGTTGGAATGTGCATGTTTTTTATCTGTTTGGTCGCTTTGGTTTTTTGGGGTAAGGTTTTTGCCATTGTGACATGCACTTCAGCATGCCTTTTCCTTGCTCCCTGCCGCCGCCGGCTGGAAAGCGCAGCCAGTAGCGTCGACTTGTCGCTAAACTACGTCATCGACTCAGAGGAGAACAAGAAAAGGGTTATCATGGAAGGGTTGCTGGAAAGGAATCGTCCCAGGGTCCTACAGCCGTGA